Proteins from a genomic interval of Zingiber officinale cultivar Zhangliang chromosome 1B, Zo_v1.1, whole genome shotgun sequence:
- the LOC121983634 gene encoding calcineurin subunit B-like isoform X2 → MGNTSSMLTQYDIEEVQEHCNHAFSQQEIVSLYHRFCQLDRNSSGFITGDEFLSVPEFAVNPLSQRLLRMLDGLNFKEFVAFLSAFSPRISLQQKIEFLFKVYDFNSNGKVTFDDILSVLRDLTGSFISEQQRQEVITRVLEEAGYRRDSSLVLSDFMRILGSSQLKMEVEVPID, encoded by the exons ATGGGCAATACTTCCTCCATGCTCACCCAATACGACATCGAAGAGGTCCAGGAGCATTGCAATCACGCCT TTTCGCAGCAGGAGATTGTATCTTTGTATCACAGGTTCTGCCAGCTCGATCGTAACAGTAGCGGGTTCATCACTGGAGATGAGTTCTTGTCAGTGCCGGAGTTCGCAGTTAATCCGCTCTCTCAG AGGCTGTTAAGGATGCTTGATGgcttaaattttaaagaattcgTCGCGTTCCTGTCTGCTTTCAGCCCTCGGATTAGCCTCCAGCAAAAAATTGAAT TTTTATTCAAGGTCTATGATTTCAACTCCAATGGGAAAGTCACATTCGATGATATATTGAGTGTATTACGAGACTTAACAGGATCATTCATTAGCGAGCAGCAGAGGCAG GAAGTTATAACGCGTGTCCTTGAAGAAGCTGGCTATAGAAGGGACTCCTCTCTTGTCCTATCTGACTTCATGCGG ATTCTTGGCAGCTCTCAGTTGAAGATGGAGGTTGAGGTTCCTATTGATTAA
- the LOC121983634 gene encoding calcineurin subunit B-like isoform X1, with translation MGNTSSMLTQYDIEEVQEHCNHAFSQQEIVSLYHRFCQLDRNSSGFITGDEFLSVPEFAVNPLSQRLLRMLDGLNFKEFVAFLSAFSPRISLQQKIEFLFKVYDFNSNGKVTFDDILSVLRDLTGSFISEQQRQEVITRVLEEAGYRRDSSLVLSDFMRVRMYYCFQYLYYKLSFRSLFTD, from the exons ATGGGCAATACTTCCTCCATGCTCACCCAATACGACATCGAAGAGGTCCAGGAGCATTGCAATCACGCCT TTTCGCAGCAGGAGATTGTATCTTTGTATCACAGGTTCTGCCAGCTCGATCGTAACAGTAGCGGGTTCATCACTGGAGATGAGTTCTTGTCAGTGCCGGAGTTCGCAGTTAATCCGCTCTCTCAG AGGCTGTTAAGGATGCTTGATGgcttaaattttaaagaattcgTCGCGTTCCTGTCTGCTTTCAGCCCTCGGATTAGCCTCCAGCAAAAAATTGAAT TTTTATTCAAGGTCTATGATTTCAACTCCAATGGGAAAGTCACATTCGATGATATATTGAGTGTATTACGAGACTTAACAGGATCATTCATTAGCGAGCAGCAGAGGCAG GAAGTTATAACGCGTGTCCTTGAAGAAGCTGGCTATAGAAGGGACTCCTCTCTTGTCCTATCTGACTTCATGCGGGTACGAATGTACTACTGCTTTCAGTATCTCTACTACAAATTGAGCTTTAGGTCTCTGTTTACAGATTGA
- the LOC121983618 gene encoding uncharacterized protein LOC121983618 has product MARLPADSDKLGPRSTETATKLEIDDASDDDERPRIKKRSKTTVPNLKYVVGSVLDDPSPLGLRLRKSPSLVDLIQMKLSQANAAAASSFGSLQAGNEKELKSSVISGSTPDKMKASNFPMSLLRIGSWERVSKYEGDLVAKCYFAKHKLVWEVLEGSLKSKIEIQWTDITFLKMACAEDGIESLDIVLAKPPLFFRETDPQPRKHTLWQPTQDFTSGQASMFRRHFLQCSYGFLRKNIEKIAHCDPRLNSLWLQQDVTLDPPNLETQLLFFEDQDDSESHDLIEKEDYRNGSSLSNSFFTATSLMSSKNEPRNFVERRLNHALTDSPLPHSGVNSLCCQFQKDAGTNSIQAWHKNAGDGLQQDAEFQDELEHDEFVDQKPFISRIESFGELLMLPRVTSIPQFFFNISEDKNDDG; this is encoded by the exons ATGGCCCGTCTTCCGGCAGACTCAGACAAGCTCGGGCCTCGTTCCACGGAGACAGCAACGAAGTTGGAGATCGACGATGCATCGGACGATGACGAGCGCCCCCGCATCAAGAAGAGATCCAAGACCACAGTTCCCAATCTCAAG TATGTGGTTGGTAGTGTGCTTGATGATCCCAGCCCTTTGGGACTTCGTCTCAGGAAGAGCCCTTCCTTGGTAGATTTGATTCAGATGAAACTTTCACAGGCAAATGCAGCAGCTGCATCAAGTTTTGGGAGCTTGCAAGCTGGAAATGAGAAAGAACTGAAGTCATCAGTCATCTCTGGTTCGACTCCAGATAAGATGAAAGCCTCCAACTTCCCTATGTCATTATTGAGAATTGGTTCATGGGAG CGTGTCTCAAAATACGAAGGCGATTTAGTGGCAAAGTGCTACTTTGCAAAACATAAACTTGTTTGGGAAGTTCTTGAAGGTAGCTTGAAGAGCAAGATTGAAATTCAGTGGACAGACATTACTTTTCTCAAGATGGCATGCGCAGAAGATGGGATTGAAAGTTTGGATATAGTG TTGGCGAAGCCACCTCTTTTCTTTCGGGAGACGGATCCTCAACCTCGGAAACATACCTTGTGGCAACCAACACAAGATTTTACTAGTGGGCAGGCCAGCATGTTCag GAGGCATTTTCTACAATGTTCTTATGGTTTTCTAAGAAAAAACATTGAGAAGATTGCTCATTGTGATCCACGTCTGAATTCTCTTTGGCTGCAACAAGATGTAACTTTAGATCCTCCAAACTTAGAAACACAGCTCTTGTTTTTTGAGGATCAAGATGATTCTGAAAGCCATGATCTCATCGAAAAAGAAGATTACAGAAACGGCTCAAGTTTATCTAATTCTTTCTTCACTGCCACTTCATTGATGTCTAGTAAGAATGAACCGAGGAATTTTGTTGAAAGGAGGCTTAACCATGCCTTGACGGATTCGCCTTTGCCACACTCAG GTGTTAACTCTCTTTGCTGTCAGTTCCAGAAAGATGCAGGCACAAACTCAATCCAGGCTTGGCACAAAAATGCCGGTGATGGCTTGCAACAAGATGCTGAGTTTCAAGATGAACTTGAGCACGATGAATTTGTTGATCAAAAGCCATTTATCTCAAGAATCGAATCGTTTGGGGAACTTCTAATGCTTCCTCGAGTAACATCCATTCCCCAGTTCTTTTTCAACATTTCAGAAGATAAGAATGACGATGGATAA
- the LOC121983602 gene encoding uncharacterized protein LOC121983602 — MDQNTPVRKSHTSTSDLLTWSETPVPAADQSMSANRRTLKPAGGISPVMFGAQLSAEEEESVNKRKPCSSSKMREMTGSGIFAVDNENEVIESGNAVPNPNNKTTVRICQQAVNAISQISFSTEEKVSPKKPTSIAEVAKQRELSGTTENELDTKVKKQLSEAKSKELSGNDIFGPPPEVPARPLAARNLELKGNLDFALPQPRNLHTSVKVSNPAGGPSHITFSDEGVIKETKKIHTQKFQELTGNDIFKEDAPPGSAEKPLSEAKLKEMSGSDIFADGKAASRDYFGGVRKPPGGESSIALV, encoded by the exons ATGGATCAGAACACGCCGGTGAGGAAGTCACACACCTCCACTTCCGATCTTCTCACGTGGTCGGAGACGCCTGTGCCAGCTGCCGATCAGTCGATGTCGGCTAACCGGCGAACTTTGAAG CCGGCGGGAGGGATCAGCCCAGTCATGTTCGGGGCGCAGTTGTccgcggaggaggaggagagcgTGAACAAGAG GAAACCCTGTTCCAGCTCAAAAATGAGAGAAATGACTGGTAGTGGCATATTTGCAGTGGACAATGAGAACGAGGTGATAGAATCTGGTAATGCTGTCCCAAATCCTAATAATAAGACCACTGTTCGAATTTGTCAG CAAGCAGTTAATGCGATTAGCCAAATCTCATTTAGCACTGAAGAGAAAGTTTCTCCAAAGAAACCTACATCAATTGCCGAGGTTGCAAAGCAGCGAGAGCTAAGTGGAACCACTGAGAATGAATTAGATACTAAAGTCAAGAAGCAACTCTCTGAAGCAAAGTCTAAAGAACTTAGTGGAAATGACATATTTGGTCCGCCCCCTGAGGTTCCAGCTAGGCCTTTAGCTGCTAGGAATCTGGAACTCAAAGGGAACTTGGATTTTGCGCTTCCACAGCCTCGAAACCTACATACATCTGTTAAAGTATCCAAT CCAGCAGGAGGCCCTAGCCACATCACCTTCAGTGATGAAGGCGTCATCAAAGAAACCAAGAAGATCCACACACAGAAGTTTCAAGAGTTGACCGGCAATGACATATTCAAAGAAGATGCACCCCCAGGTTCAGCTGAGAAGCCGCTGAGTGAGGCAAAGCTTAAAGAAATGAGTGGAAGTGACATCTTTGCCGACGGAAAGGCTGCTTCACGGGACTATTTTGGTGGAGTCCGCAAGCCGCCTGGTGGTGAAAGCAGCATTGCTCTGGTTTAG